ATGAGGTGACAAACACTGCAATGTGGGTGATTAAACAAGAACAATGCTGCTTTATAGTGGAAAGCTTTTGGCAACATTTCAGTGATTTTCACCTAATCTGGGGTCCAGCGTGTTATTCAGTGGACCAGACAGCAGGAGCATTTATTTCACTGACACAGTAAATGTATGAAATTATGTTGTGTGGcttcatttactcaagtgctgtgATTGGGaacagatattttattttacctgagtatttacattttatgctaCTAACAGTTGTCTGACAGCTATAGGTACTGGATACTTTATTTTTTGCCATTGCTTCTCGACTGTAATTGAACCTCTTTAATTCTActcattgttttttattctgacCAGTGTTCGAGCTGTTCATTATTGTTTGAAAGGTGCAGATTAAATACTGTTTAAATTGTTAAGATTTTACAAAACTAATGAGTAAAACAACAGGCTCATTTCTTTTAGATGAGGGCTCAAGTCGGTCAATTTGTCTGAAAAGGgacatgtaaaaaaacaatttagttGGGGATTTAAATTCTTTGATTCATGTATGATCTGTGAACAAGTAGGCACTTCTTAAAATAAACTCAATTAGTGGCATTTTTTGCTTTCTTGTGTACTTTGTACTGCTTGTAGCTTTAGATAGAGTAGCCAAACTAAATTTCCTAGGGTAGCTTTGCTTTCAAAGTATCTTTGAAACTGATgatcaataaaatataatataatataaataatataaataatataaataatataaataatattatataatgtaatatataatataatataatatcatataatatcatataatataatataatataatataatataatataatataatataatataatttcactttcactttcattaattTACACTCCTTGGACAAGTTCTGTGATAAGCTATTAACAAGCTGAACATGTTGTAGTGATGAAAAGAAGTGTAACAGATGACAGGCGTGTCACTgtaggaagaggaggtggataataataataatgctaatgatattaatgatgtgtgtgttccatttagctgcttcagtttcagttcaTTGTGCATGATGGCTCGCTGTTGAAAAGGCCTGTTGCGCTTATCTGCCGAAACAAGTTCTCTTTCATACTAATATTAACATTCTTAATGAAAACAACCAAAagcttaatttatttttacattttattataaaacataaagtgcTGCAGAAACCTGGTACGTCATTGTACCAAACACATCACATATAGAAACGGAGAGCATCATGGGTAAATGCGGGTACAGGATAAGTGATGTAACTGCTGTGTGGGCTGGTGAAATAAGGAGCAGCACTGGCTCTTGTGTAGACAGGGAATGAGGACTCAGTGCACACATGCATCCTGATGGGCTGAGCAGCTCCATCAGCACTGAGTCCATGGTGTGTGCTGCCCCCTGTTGAGCAGATTGGGGAACTTCCAGCTGAAGCTTGTAGGAGGAGAGGCTCCTCAGAGTCCCAGCTGAAGCTCCTCTTTGTCCAAACTGGTCTGTGTGTGGAGCGAGGCTGCTGCTCCACTTTGAGCGGCACACTGGACAGAGGAGAAGCTCTGGAGGCCCGAGCAGAGGCACTGTCTCTCTTCAGCAGGGATTCAATGGAGAAAGGACTGCTGAACTTCACCTCACATTTGATCTGAACAGCTCTGCAGGCTACAGGTTCAGGAGAGGGAACAGCTGAGCAGTGCTCGGATGGTCTGCTCGTGTTCTCCGTTTCCACTTTGGAGGCCAACTCAGGGAAGAGGCGCAGGATTCCTTTGAAGTGACGACGCACCATCTTTGTTGTGATCTGACTGGGCTCCAGTTTCCAGTAGTTTCTCTTACTGTCCAGAGAATCTGGGATCACTGGAATCTGAAAGATACCAAACAGGGTTTTAGAGACAACTTCAgttgtttaataaaatattcatgttgatctgagaaaaaactaaagtttTGGAATGAAAACTTACcttgacaaaacatttgttggtTGATAAACAAACTCTGATGTTGTTCTCAACAGATCTTTTGTCTTCAGAGATTACATGGAGCCAGTCTGTCCATCAACTAGAAACACATCAGGttgaaatgagtttaaagtgaaGACATGTGCTTCATATGGCACTTTTCATTAAAGACAGTTCTTGCACATGTTGTGACTCTTACCTGAGTAAAAGTGAGCATCTTGCCTGGAGCGTCTTGCAGGACGACAGAGATCTTAGCCAGGTAGGTGGTGCTCCTCCTGAACAGACCTCGCTCAGAGCTGCTGGCTGCAACAAAGAGAGGCAGCTGAGCTCCACACTTCTCAGTCCTGTTCTGCATCTTGTGTGTTGGAGGATCAGAGTAGTCaggtcccacacacacacacagaagtgagATCACAACCTCACTCAGAGCAGATGTGGACCAGAAGAGGTCTGGATATAAGTCCTGTTGGGACTATAGGACATTAGAGGGTGTGCACTGCAGGTTAATGAGGACCTTTTGATAAGTAGATGAGCCATTACTGCTGGAGGCGGAGCCAGTGATCACAGAAAAAGTAAATTCCTAACAATCATCAGGATGTCTACGTATATGGATGTTCTGAGATATTTCTCCAATTACTTCCTGGAAAAGTCCAAAGCTGGTGTAAATTAGATATCCTATTTAGAAATAACTCATTCAGATTCTTTACACATGAAGCATTTAATAAGTATAAAAAGGTGTCACTTACTGATATTCAAGCCTGCGTAACATCAAGGTGCTGATGTCTTTGGATTCAGTCCATTACAGTTTCAGTCAGTGTTGTTCTCAGCCTGAGGTAGATGCCAGTGGTCATGTTGTTCTCTCATTACATACAgagttaaaacaaaaataagcagtgaaaaatattgttgtaaactcaaactaaatacattttttttatagaatTGCTGGTGACAAAGTTTCTTGTGTGTTGATCCAAGAGTACTCAAGTTGATTCCCAAATCAAAAGATTTTAACATTATGGGAATTCCTACACAGTTCTCTAACcatatatgttgtatgtatatgtagctACATACTTCTGAGATATTATACCTGGCTCTAACCAACACAAACTACTGTAAAACTAAACCTTTCTGAcaaactgaaactaaactaaaactagcaaacacacactgaaaaccaactaaaactaaactataatGAAATAGAAAGTTCAATTTTCTTATTACtttgagaaaatgaaatgtctaGGTCCTGGCAATATGTTGGGCATTCTTTATCAAACACTTACGCAGTCTAAtattgctcatttaaaaaaaacatttagattaaaCTTTTAATTTTGCACGATTTGGACTTTTTCTAATATTGTGATTGAAAAgtacataataaatattttgtagATTAAACCACTGCGCTCCTTCACAAACAAGTAAATCCTTCTCAGACAAAggctgtaataataataatctctgGAATGTAACAGTTCAAATGGCCGAATTCATCAAACACAATAGTTTCGAGTGGGACGTAATTCTTTGGTCACATTCCGGTGATTTACACGTTCACATCTAAGCTTCGTTCACATTCAGTTCCTCTGAGAGAACAGACGACTGGACTAtttcactaacacacactgaacacattttaaagtacaCTGTGTGAGTTTAAAGATAATAGTGCTATCTGATTGTTCTTCTTCTAGCCTACAGCATGGCAAATATACTCATTTTAACCACACTAAACGGATCGAAATGTATTATACTTGTACTGTTTACTGAGTTTATATTAGAAATACACTATATTTACTAACATACGAGGATAATCTGCccttgataaaaaataaatcttgccTGATTTGTGAACAACTGAGTTGTTCTAGCAAGAACATGTCTACCTCTTCATTATAAGATGAATGAACTAATAGCTATTATAATGGTTAAACATTGGGTATCAACCTGAAACACACCTCATTCCTGTCATACGTCTATAAACACTTTCCTGTCCTGCACGCCCTTACCTTCTCATTTTTCGTTCCTCACCCTCCGTCCCTCTTTTCTGCCTCTCCCCTATCATCTCTCACAGGTTCCCCTgggacattcccatcagctcaTTTCATCATCTAAACTATTTCTTTGCATGTCAGTTGATGGTGTGGTCCTAGCCCATGATTTACCTGAGTGGTCTGTCATCATTGCGAATGTGAtagtgacattttattttatttatctgacaACTGTCCTGATTAAAAACCTGGAAACCCTTCCAAATCTGGATTGGTTCATTCCAGGTTCAGCAATAGTATCCAGACATCTAACTAAACCTGCTTCTCGGAACAACACCAGAGCAGCTGAGTAACACGGCTTCAATCACATACAAGTGAAATCAGCTGCTTTGGTGTTCAGTCAACCGCTCACAGCGTCAGAGTCAACTTccaaacttgtttttaaagtattCAGCACAGGTAATGTGTTGATGCATGTGAATGTAAATTACTTTTGTCATTGTGTTGGACAAAGGACAGTAGGTTTGACTTTGAAGGAGTGCAAACTGCTGGAATGTGATTAGATGGTTCATTGGAACGTCAGTGTGTATAATCAGAGCAGCTACAAACAACTTCTTCATGTTGTCTCTTAGAACAACTTAAGATATGGAAGATGGAAGCTTGTGGTTGGGAGTTTATTGAATAATTACTGAAGTTACAATGTCCACAGTAACCTTCTACATATTGAAGGAGGAGCAATACATCTGTGGATAAATGAGAATCCGCTGAAGTTTGTCCACTGAGAAAACGACTTTAATGTGAGTGCTGCACATCTCACCAAAAACCTTTACTGTGACTTTAAGATTATTCAAGCTGTTGCAATATATATTCTAAAACGTATTATTGTTAGTAATGTTGGATTAGGGTAAATAGAATATGTTGGCTTATTTTAAAAGTCACTATAGCTTCAAAAGTTGGCAATACTTTGTCATTCATTTCGTAGTTTGTTGATTTACATTTTAGATGTATATTTTGAATGAAGCATCTAAAATTAAACACAGCTGAAAGCCATCAGACATtctaataaagaaatgtttctaaTATTGTGTATGCAATGTTGGACTTCTATTACCTCAATGTTAAAGTCTGAAAATGTAACTGCTAATGAACAAAGAGGCAGATCAGACTCTCAGAACATCCATATAGACGTGCTGATGACCTTTTGGAAATAGACTATTACTGTGATCACTGGCTCCGCCTCCAGCAGTAATGGCTCATCTACTTATCAAAAGGTCCTCATTAACCTGCAGTGCACACCCTCTAATGTCCTATAGTCCCAACAGGACTTATATCCAGACCTCTTCTGGTCCACATCTGCTCTGAGTGAGGTTGTGATctcacttctgtgtgtgtgtgtgggacctGACTCCTCTGATCCTCCAACACACAAGATGCAGAACAGGACTGAGAAGTGTGGAGCTCAGCTGCCTCTCTTTGTTGCAGCCAGCAGCTCTGAGCGAGGTCTGTTCAGGAGGAGCACCACCTACCTGGCTAAGATCTCTGTCGTCCTGCAAGACGCTCCAGGCAAGATGCTCACTTTTACTCAGGTAAGAGTCACAACATGTGCAAGAACTGTCTTTAATGAAAAGTGCCATATGAAGCACATGTCttcactttaaactcatttcaaCCTGATGTGTTTCTAGTTGATGGACAGACTGGCTCCTGTAATCTCTGAAGACAAAAGATCTGTTGAGAACAACATCAGAGTTTGTTTATCAaccaacaaatgttttgtcaagGTAAGTTTTCATTCCAaaactttagttttttctcagatcaacatgaatattttattaaacaacTGAAGTTGTCTCTAAAACCCTGTTTGGTATCTTTCAGATTCCAGTGATCCCAGATTCTCTGGACAGTAAGAGAAACTACTGGAAACTGGAGCCCAGTCAGATCACAACAAAGATGGTGCGTCGTCACTTCAAAGGAATCCTGCGCCTCTTCCCTGAGTTGGCCTCCAAAGTGGAAACGGAGAACACGAGCAGATCATCCGAGCACTGCTCAGCTGTTCCCTCTCCTGAACCTGCAGCCTGCAGAGCTGTTCAGATCAAATGTGAGGTGAAGTTCAGCAGTCCTTTCTCCATTGAATCCCTGCTGAAGAGAGACAGTGCCTCTGCTCGGGCCTCCAGAGCTTCTCCTCTGTCCAGTGTGCCGCTCAAAGTGGAGCAGCAGCCTCGCTCCACACACAGACCAGTTTGGACAAAGAGGAGCTTCAGCTGGGACTCTGAGGAGCCTCTCCTCCTACAAGCTTCAGCTGGAAGTTCCCCAATCTGCTCAACAGGGGGCAGCACACACCATGGACTCAGTGCTGATGGAGCTGCTCAGCCCATCAGGATGCATGTGTGCACTGAGTCCTCATTCCCTGTCTACACAAGAGCCAGTGCTGCTCCTTATTTCACCAGCCCACACAGCAGTTACATCACTTATCCTGTACCCGCATTTACCCATGATGCTCTCCGTTTCTATCTGTAAAAGTATTTTTCCCGTCTACCGAATTGCACTTTTTATATGTTATGCGTTTTTGAGTGGACCGTTCagagacttttcttttaaaaccaGACACCCTTTCAAATCACGCAAGGCCCATAAATGGTCTCAtgtgtgtctcactgtctgttttatttgtggCTGTATTTTGTTAACTTGATTAGGGGAGTGTGAAATGGTTACTGGGACATTTTATACATagtttcttttgtgtttgagGTCAGCATCTGACCACAAGAGGGCAGCACAATATTTCAAAGTTTAGCTTGAAATGCAATAATGTCGACATTCTCTCTCTATCAAACTGGGAACAAATTAAAGATGTTTCTTCTCCATCCTGGgactttaaatgtgatttttgatCGTTTTATCTAGTTATTCTTCTGTATTCCTCAACTCTCCTGAAAGTCTAGGTCATGCCATGTTTATGGTGTAAAGACATATAATAGTGCACTCCATGATTAACCGCACCaattattaaaaactattaaGTTGGTGCAGTGGTTGATTTTGAACTTTAAACCCTGAGGTTGCAGTCACCCTATTTAGTCCTTGACATTGTACTGAGTTGACTGACCACCGTGGTGAGGTTAAGGTGAGCAAATATGGAATGGATTAAATCTGTTTGCTTTTCTATTTGCAGTAAATCTGCACTGCAACGTACATTGTGTCATCTATAACCTACTTAGTCCATGTGAACATCTTTTACAATTCACCATACTAGGATAGTAGAAGTTAAATAATATAGGATTTTGTGATAGCAAGCAGACTGTTTCTGTCTTTAGCAAGCGCATGAAATACTTGTTCGTGGACCATGTGTGGTGGAGAAGCATTAGTTGACATTTAGGATTTAGAGTTGAGgattatgaagaaaaaaaaaaacctacataAAATTCTGCTTGCACAGTTGCTCTTAATCCACTATACTGCCACACTTTCACATAGTGCTAACACTCCGGGACAAAAGGAAGTGCAGGCATACTAGCTCTCCATGTCTTGCTTGGTCACTGGGTCATCATATAACAGGCAGGACAGGTATTCATTTAAGACCCACTCGCTCAACACAACATTGGAACTTCACAAACAGGCTTGGTAGCAAATGGAAAGGGGCAAGTGATACTTGAGATGTTAGAAAGAAAACCCTGTCCGACTGAAGAATGCAGTTCACACCTACATTCAGAGTTATGTTGTCCACTTCAAAATGTGTCTTGATTCTTATTCCAAGCACAGAGAAGGCTGGAGGCAATTTAGTTAAACCATAATCTCCCACGTGCCAAAACATTAGTGTTGAATCTTGTTGCCACACTTTACTGGTGGTAAATAGGCTTTAATTCGAATGGTGTGATTCCAAAATTGAAATGAGTTGTTGAGGGTTATGAAGCAAATAACCCAATAGATTAAGTGATCTAAAGTCAAGTTTTAATGTTAATTCTTAATCATTTGATCCCCCTTCTCGCCCTTATCGAGGTCAGGAGTTTCTGCAAGATAACATCAGAGCAGGTGAGTCTTGCAGTGAAAAGACAACTGGCTGGACAGAGGTCAAGGAAGAGGAGTTGGGTGAATCTCAGCATTTGGCATTGTACGCCCACGACATACTTCAACACTGCAGGATTACTGGTGGACGACCTAGATTTCGACGCAGCCCTCCTGCCTTCCATCTTttttcccttcctccctccctccctccactgaCTGGTCAACATAGATTACACTCAGAAAGCAGATCCTGGCAGTCAAACTGAACGGCTGAACATGTGACTGAACATGTGAGGGACATACTTAGGGAcggagagacaaaacaacacttttCCTTAATgcttctcatcttcctctcctctacGTTCGTCCTCATGCTTTTGTGTTATTTAGACATTGCTTTTCATCCTCCCGAGCAGCTTCTTTAGGGATATTTTATTACGTCCTATCATAGGATGATCAAGGCTTTAGCCAGGCCCAGaaaatgctttgttttgaatgtttaCAAGGCCCAGATTTTACATAGAAGAGTTCGGAAAATGATTCCAGTAGATTGAGTTGACAAGATTCCCTTAAATTGCACAATCAGAGGAAACTGGAGCTTGTCCGTCTGTCTACTGTTAAGGATTAATTTCAGTTGCTGGTTTGTGTTTACTGATTGAGTAAACTGGTTCAAGCATTAATCCCTCTGAATGCTGTATTGTGCAGACGATCCTCATTGTATCTGCTGTACAAGCCATTATTGCTCTGGATGTCACAGATTTCCTGACCTCACACTTTGCACGagtgtctctgtatgtttgtgtggtttGTAAATTGGACTTCTCACAAATCCTGAACCCAAAATTAGCACCACTGCAGTTCTGATGTTAGTCCTCCCCCGAACCACAATATTCCTCTCTTCTCAGAATTGACCTTGCCTCTAAGCAtgacctttgtgtgtgtgtctgtgtgtgtgtgtctgtgcatgtgcaggTTTTCAGGCTAATCTCTAGACAGTTCTTCTGCAGCTTGTTTACATGTAGACCGGGAGACACCATGGGAACTTGCTGCACTGAGGACAAATGCACTAATTTTAGCACTCCAACTTCCATTTCCTCCCATTTGACAGTCTTTATTACTTAATGTCCCATGCTTAGTACTATTATAGCAAAAATGTATaacattgtaaaacatttgaatattgcaGTAACACCTAGTTATGGAAGAAGTTTTCAGAAGTAAAAGCAGAAATACCACAACATAAAGATACTCGATTACAAGTTAAAGGTCTGCAGCTAAAAGATTAGTCAGGTAAAAGTACagtatcaaatgtaaaagtatgcTGCAGGacccctgtcagtgttttattcaTTGGTGGAAGAAGTAATCATATCATTACTTAAGTTAAAAGAACATAgtctaaagaaaaacaataataatacattgtgaCTTATTATAGTAAAGTGTACTTTAagaatcaaaagtaaaagcactaatTCCACAGTGTTATATTATCATAcactattacattattataaataaataataataataataattgtaataattgcAAATGAACTTTAATAGCTATAGTTGTCTAATGATAGAGTAAGTAGAGGTATAAagaattacaaaatgaaaatactttaaaaagttCAAAGTAACGTATATAATTACTTTACACCATGAGAAATACAAATACCATAATactaaaataagtttaatttaaaaccaGGTATTACTGAAGTGCATACAGTGCTTGTTTATAGGAGTAAACTACTACAGGAATGTTTTGTAGATTTTTCTTAAAGGTACAGTAGATGATAAATTGTCAGCTAATTGTACTCCGTGTACTCATGTTCGTCATGTTCTGTGTAATTAGGTGTCCTAAAGGTGTGGCACGCGGACGTAAGAAGATAAACAAGCCTCACGTCGACATCCgttcacaacaaacaacaatcGGGGCAGTCACGTCGCGCTCGTCTTCCTCGTCCCCGGTCTCGCCCTGAACCGCCCACAGCAGCTGCTGTCATCGTGAAACGACTGTATCATCTTTACAGCCTGTTCATTCAGCCTGCGTGGCTGTGCTGCGTTCAAGAGCTGTGTATAAAAACCATATATCACACTTTCAGGTCTTTTTTGTTGTGGCAGTTGTTTTATCTTGAAAGTTGCACGAAGTTAATTTGCGCATTCTATGAATAAcctttactttatattttttaagtacACTTTGtatcattttgaatgcagggctttgacttgtaatggagtattttaatAGTGtggtatttttactttttcttaagTAAAACATCGGAATAATTCCTTCATCACTGTCCTTTCCCTACTTCATGTCTAATCACAGAAGCAGTACAGAAACAGCCCCTGAAGGCAGCACACAATGAACGAGCCCATGTGGTGTTTACTTTGAAcagtctttaaaaataatactatatataattttaagtattttattttaggttttacttttatttatcaaaataaaaaaagagcaggCTTATCATAAGTGGCATCTCAGTAGACACACATTGATGGACccttttaaatatgcaaattataaTTTACAATCACTTTATAGTGCTGAAGGATGTTTTATGAGACATTTGATTTACAACAGTGATATTGTAGGATTATATTACCTGCTTGTGAAtagtgtgttgtttgtttatccTCACTATAAGTTAAAGAATAATTACGCTATGTGGGTCACCTACTAACTCTTAACTAACTATTAATAACAAACAAGACAGTAAAGTAGGCCACGCAATATCACAGTGCTGCAACTTTTTCCCCAAACTAATTGTCAATCATTGAAAATACACTGCAGTGCAGTATGGTTGAGCCTCCACTGAGTTAATCAACTGTAGGTTTTCCTTGGCCGTGAATGAATCTGTAACTTTAAGGACACGCAGCCAGTCAAAACATCCTTCACACTCACGCAGTCGTGCAATAATCTCCGTCCAAAGCCCTATCCACCCCTCAGATATCCATTAAAGCAATAGTTAgactcctttcctctctctccttcctgttCTTACTTCTACTGATGACCCCTCATCCACAACATCCCTTATTTCTATTTCCTTGGACACCCCCTCTCCCCTACCCCAATAATCCAAACAGCTGTTTCCactgtttatatataaaccCTGTTGTTCCACAGTACATCAACTCATTTTCCTGTGTGGAGGACAAGTGAAAACACAGTCCCACCTGCGACACAGCAGGGGCTCACAGTTttccctctgtctgtcacaAACAGCCCCTTTAATACATCCAGGAAGATGCCCATGACCAGGATTAGGGTTTCACGTTTAGGCTCCGATAATTCCAATCAATTTGACAGGACCTGAATCAAGGTGTGGATTTAATGTAAACTCGATATGacaaagggacagttcacccccaaATCATATGTTTCCTCTTACCTgcagtgctatttatcaatcttgATTTCTTTGGTGTAAGTGTTGGAGAGATCGGGTGTAGAGATTGTCCTGCCTTCTCTCAAATATAATAAGACAAGATGGCACTCGCCTTGTTGTGCTAAAAAAACGAGTGGATGCACGTTTTCTTCTGCCCAAGTCTTTCTGCGCTATTAGCACAACAAGCTAGTTCCATTGTATTCGAGAGATGGCAGACTCTAAAGCCggtatctccaacactcggtaACTCACACCAAAATAATCTGCATTGATAAAAAGCACTACaggtgagaaaaaaaagaaagaaattgcgatgaactgtccctttaatttTGAACCTAACACGATGCAGTCTCACCCACTAGCTAACGTCCTGTCATCCTGACCTCACATACTTTCCTCAGGAATCAAAACAGACGCTGGTTAGGTGCAGCTTCCCCTTTAGTAACGGCTCTGACTTTCTCTGCGCTGGCTGACCTGCTTCTGCTGGAATGTGTTGCTCCTGCCAAGTGTAAATGCAGAAAAATAACATTGAAAGAAGGTGTGATTTCCACATGCAGGAAAAATGAAATATGGAAAGGAAGCAGGCTGTTAGTGTTACAGACATAATGAAACAACAGCATCAATTTGTTCTAGGTGATTCCTGCATAGCACCAATGATGGCACCCACTGAGAATGCTACTC
This region of Cottoperca gobio chromosome 11, fCotGob3.1, whole genome shotgun sequence genomic DNA includes:
- the LOC115015356 gene encoding LOW QUALITY PROTEIN: forkhead box protein Q1-like (The sequence of the model RefSeq protein was modified relative to this genomic sequence to represent the inferred CDS: deleted 1 base in 1 codon); this encodes MQNRTEKCGAQLPLFVAASSSERGLFRRSTTYLAKISVVLQDAPGKMLTFTQLMDRLAPVISEDKRSVENNIRVCLSTNKCFVKIPVIPDSLDSKRNYWKLEPSQITTKMVRRHFKGILRLFPELASKVETENTSRPSEHCSAVPSPEPVACRAVQIKCEVKFSSPFSIESLLKRDSASARASRASPLSSVPLKVEQQPRSTHRPVWTKRSFSWDSEEPLLLQASAGSSPICSTGGSTHHGLSADGAAQPIRMHVCTESSFPVYTRASAAPYFTSPHSSYITYPVPAFTHDALRFYM
- the LOC115015354 gene encoding forkhead box protein Q1 isoform X1; the encoded protein is MQNRTEKCGAQLPLFVAASSSERGLFRRSTTYLAKISVVLQDAPGKMLTFTQLMDRLAPVISEDKRSVENNIRVCLSTNKCFVKIPVIPDSLDSKRNYWKLEPSQITTKMVRRHFKGILRLFPELASKVETENTSRSSEHCSAVPSPEPAACRAVQIKCEVKFSSPFSIESLLKRDSASARASRASPLSSVPLKVEQQPRSTHRPVWTKRSFSWDSEEPLLLQASAGSSPICSTGGSTHHGLSADGAAQPIRMHVCTESSFPVYTRASAAPYFTSPHSSYITYPVPAFTHDALRFYL
- the LOC115015354 gene encoding uncharacterized protein LOC115015354 isoform X2, coding for MLTFTQLMDRLAPVISEDKRSVENNIRVCLSTNKCFVKIPVIPDSLDSKRNYWKLEPSQITTKMVRRHFKGILRLFPELASKVETENTSRSSEHCSAVPSPEPAACRAVQIKCEVKFSSPFSIESLLKRDSASARASRASPLSSVPLKVEQQPRSTHRPVWTKRSFSWDSEEPLLLQASAGSSPICSTGGSTHHGLSADGAAQPIRMHVCTESSFPVYTRASAAPYFTSPHSSYITYPVPAFTHDALRFYL